The Vicia villosa cultivar HV-30 ecotype Madison, WI linkage group LG1, Vvil1.0, whole genome shotgun sequence genome includes a region encoding these proteins:
- the LOC131646083 gene encoding uncharacterized protein LOC131646083, with protein sequence MKDLRPISLCNMVYKKVSKLIANRLKKCLSKCVLEEQSAFVEGRSFLDNAMLAIEIIHALKRKTRGNKSHLALKIDISKAYDRMDWGFLQGILGKMGFASKSIHWIMMCVISVPYSKHQFQEINLNKSEMFFIHNISRPAQEDLANLMGMCHVLGTRSYSGLPSLIGRSKKGKFSFIKDRIWKMINSWKGRSLSKVGKDVMIKSVLQSIPSYITSVYIIPNGVVKDIEKMLNSFWWGGGGNNKGIRWMAWDKLTCTKMEV encoded by the exons ATGAAGGACCTTCGCCCTATTTCGTTGTGTAACATGGTGTATAAGAAAGTTTCGAAACTCATTGCTAATAGATTGAAAAAGTGTTTGTCCAAATGTGTGTTGGAGGAGCAATCAGCGTTTGTGGAAGGTCGTTCTTTTCTTGATAATGCTATGCTTGCTATCGAAATTATTCACGCCCTCAAAAGGAAGACTAGGGGGAATAAGTCACATCTAGCGCTTAAGATTGATATTAGTAAGGCGTATGACAGGATGGATTGGGGTTTCCTGCAAGGCATACTTGGTAAAATGGGTTTTGCGAGTAAATCGATTCATTGGATTATGATGTGTGTGATTTCGGTTCCTTACTCT AAGCATCAGTTTCAAGAGATAAATCTGAACAAATCTGAAATGTTCTTCATCCACAACATTAGCAGACCTGCTCAGGAAGACCTCGCCAATCTTATGGGAATGTGTCATGTGTTAGGTACAAGATCATATTCGGGGTTACCATCGTTGATTGGTAGGAGTAAGAAGGGGAAATTCAGTTTTATTAAGGATCGAATTTGGAAGATGATAAACTCTTGGAAAGGAAGATCTCTGTCCAAAGTTGGGAAAGATGTGATGATTAAGTCGGTGTTGCAATCTATTCCTTCTTACATCACAAGTGTTTACATCATTCCTAATGGGGTGGTAAAGGATATTGAAAAGATGCTTAACTCCTTCTGGTGGGGTGGTGGAGGTAATAATAAAGGTATTAGGTGGATGGCTTGGGACAAACTTACGTGTACGAAGATGGAGGTATGA